From one Plasmodium malariae genome assembly, chromosome: 12 genomic stretch:
- the PmUG01_12026500 gene encoding elongation factor 1-gamma, putative — protein sequence MLLATSKLCICVDACSCKLLGPKNDIRSMKVQAVASFCNIKLNIPQFEIGKDNKSEEFLKYSPLGRLPVLVTPSGSLFESNAISKYLCSLRREQNLLGKGVFEEAEVNMWVDFNTYELEIPVCCYISNKSNEKSLKHIKDTFTCVNNHLLLNQYMVGNNITLADIFICVIISFAIKSGKLEESLVKKYTNLYRLYDTIFNQKQFKYLFACPQGGKKGAQEKGTKGMDKGTNEKKKKKKGEGDNSDNDDNTNNAGDLLSDELTEKKQKKTNPLDLLPASTFSLDDWKYKFSNEKDLLNNAMPYFWKAYDDKGFCLYYMKYDKLEDECQISFVACNMAGGFLQRLENNFSKYSFAVISVLGENKNYDIEGVWLFRGTEIPFEMKDHPSFEYHIFKKLDISNNDDKKIVEEYWCSKETIAGRPLVDRKVWK from the exons ATGCTATTAGCTACATCGAAGTTGTGCATCTGTGTTGATGCATGTTCATGT AAATTACTGGGTCCAAAAAATGATATACGATCAATGAAAGTGCAAGCTGTAGCTTCCTTTTGTAATATAAAGTTGAATATACCTCAGTTCGAAATAGGAAAAGATAATAAGAGTGAagaatttttgaaatattccCCATTGGGTAGGTTACCAGTGTTAGTAACACCAAGTGGGAGCTTATTTGAAAGTAATGctataagtaaatatttgtGCAGTTTGAGGAGagaacaaaatttattaggAAAAGGAGTATTTGAAGAAGCAGAAGTAAATATGTGGGTAGattttaatacatatgaATTAGAAATACCAGTATGTTGTTATATTAGTAATAAATCGAATGAAAAATCGTTAAAGCATATTAAAGATACGTTTACCTGTGTTAataatcatttattattaaatcaaTATATGGTAGGTAATAACATAACACTTgctgatatttttatttgtgttATTATTAGTTTTGCTATAAAATCAGGAAAATTAGAAGAAAGTTTAGTTaagaaatatacaaatttgtATAGGCTATATGATACTATATTTAATcaaaaacaatttaaatatttgtttgcATGCCCACAAGGTGGTAAAAAAGGAGCCCAAGAAAAAGGTACCAAAGGAATGGATAAAGggacaaatgaaaaaaagaaaaagaaaaaaggggAAGGAGATAATAGTGATAATGATGATAACACCAACAATGCAGGTGATTTACTAAGTGATGAACTTACtgaaaaaaagcaaaaaaaaacaaatccTTTAGATTTGTTACCTGCTTCCACATTTTCTCTTGATGACtggaaatataaatttagtaATGAAAAAGATTTACTTAATAATGCTATGCCATATTTTTGGAAAGCATATGATGATAAAggtttttgtttatattatatgaaatatgataaattagAGGATGAATGTCAAATATCCTTTGTTGCATGTAATATGGCAGGAGGGTTTTTACAAAGACTAGAAAATAATTTCTCAAAATATTCGTTTGCTGTTATATCAGTGTTaggggaaaataaaaattacgaCATTGAAGGTGTATGGTTATTCAGGGGTACAGAAATACCTTTTGAAATGAAAGATCATCCATCTTTTgaatatcatatttttaaaaaactggatataagtaataatgatgataagAAAATCGTTGAGGAGTACTGGTGTTCCAAAGAGACAATTGCAGGTAGGCCCCTTGTTGACAGGAAAGTTTGGAAATAA